ATCAAAGAGAGTTGGTATGAGACTTTCAAGAAGTCGTCATGGCCGACACAGGCTGAATTAAAGCAGTTTACGATAGTGGTTATTTTCACCATCGTGGCGATTTCAGTCTACATTGGCGCAATAGATTTCATTTTATCGAGAGTCACAGACGCAATACCCAGAGGGTAGGATAAAAAGAAGGGCTTTCGGCTAGGGATAGCATGACAGAAAAACAGTGGTACGCTGTACATACATATTCAGGTCACGAGAATAAGGTCAAGACCAACATAGAGCGGCGCGCGGAGTCAATGAACCTCAAGGACAAGATCTTCAGGATACTTGTTCCGACGGAGGCGGAGCTGCGCACAAGAGGCGGCAAGCGTCAGGAAGTCCAGCGAAAGGTCTTCCCCGGCTACGTTCTCATCGAGATGGTTTTGGATGAGACGACGTGGTATCTTGTCAAGAGCACGACTGGTGTTACTGGTTTTGTAACGTCGGGCAACAAGCCTGTGCCGCTGCAGGACAAAGAGATTCAGGATATTCTGGATGCCATAGAGGCTCCTGATAGAAAACCGAAGGTGAAGTGGTCGAAGGACGAGGTAGTGCGAATCACATCAGGTCCGTTCACAGACTTCACAGGTAAAATTGAAGAGGTAAACGTGCAGAAAGAAAAGCTCAAGGTCCTCATTTCAATTTTTGGAAGAGATACTCCTGTTGAGCTTGATTTCTCGCAGGTAGAACGTTTATAGTTAAGCCTGATTTGCAGCTTTTGTATGCAGATTGCCGGGCAGACCTTGGCAATCTGCTTGATTGTGTCTGTGACAGGCAGGAGGATGAACTTAGATGGCCAAGAAAGTAATGGCGGTGGTCAAGCTTCAGATACCCGCAGGAAAAGCGACACCCGCACCTCCCGTGGGACCGGCTTTGAGCCAACATGGGGTCAACATAATGGAGTTCGTCAAATCGTACAACGAGAAGACGGCAGCTCAGATCGGCAATGTTGTCCCGGTGGAGATCACGGTCTATGAGGATCGCTCATTCACGTTTATATTAAAGGTATCTCCCGCTGGCGAACTGTTGAAGAAGGCTGCCGGAATCGAGAGAGCTTCAGGTGAGCC
The bacterium genome window above contains:
- the secE gene encoding preprotein translocase subunit SecE: MANTAASKTAAKPKGEGFFARFIKFIKESWYETFKKSSWPTQAELKQFTIVVIFTIVAISVYIGAIDFILSRVTDAIPRG
- the nusG gene encoding transcription termination/antitermination protein NusG, with protein sequence MTEKQWYAVHTYSGHENKVKTNIERRAESMNLKDKIFRILVPTEAELRTRGGKRQEVQRKVFPGYVLIEMVLDETTWYLVKSTTGVTGFVTSGNKPVPLQDKEIQDILDAIEAPDRKPKVKWSKDEVVRITSGPFTDFTGKIEEVNVQKEKLKVLISIFGRDTPVELDFSQVERL
- the rplK gene encoding 50S ribosomal protein L11, giving the protein MAKKVMAVVKLQIPAGKATPAPPVGPALSQHGVNIMEFVKSYNEKTAAQIGNVVPVEITVYEDRSFTFILKVSPAGELLKKAAGIERASGEPNKRKVAKLTRDQLRQVAETKMPDLNANSIEAAMRTLEGTARSAGIEIVD